The DNA sequence ATAACTATTTCAAAACTAACAAGGGAATAGCCCGATCGGCCCTTTAAAGGCAGCTTTAGTCCATAAACAACTCTGCCTAGTTTGTAATTTTCAACTTGCAGTCTTTCGGAATCGGTTTTCCGGGATGTATATGCAGGAGAAGGGAGGCTATTCGACGATGAATATTTTTATTTGGAGCAGGGAGGCTGATCATCAAAGTTGTATACGCAAAATGTGGCCGCAAACTGTCCGCAAATCTGCGTACAAAGTACAAAATTCGGTAGTTTTAGGTGGTTTTCGGCAGTTTGGAAAATGGCATGAAATAGCTGAAGGCCGCATTAGTCAAGGAATAGCGGGCGTTAGCGGCGGAAAAACCGATCTTCCGCCAGACAATTCGTAACCAGCAGGTAAGTCGGTGGTGGTTTCTATCGTTGGCTCCATGAAAAAGTAAAGCCTCACAGTGTGTTGTCGCACTGTGAGGCTTTTTGGGTTTAGCAATAAGTTACCGTCCGTATTCCATGGATGCGGTTATATTCAGGCTGAAACATTTGAAGAGATCTTCCGAGGGATTGAGCTACGACCCTTCAGCATTTGCAGGGGCAATAGGCTATGTTCCAGAGGCGTTTTAGTTCCTGTGGGAAGGCTGGAGCCTTTAAAAAGGCACAAAAAAGCCTGCTCAGGTGAGCAGGCTTGAAAAATTAGGCTAGTAAAAAGGTGAGTAAAAATTGTTGTTTATTCACCTTTTTCTGCTTTAACCTATTGAAATAATTGGCGGGCAATACAGGACAACAAAACAGTTCATAAGGTACTGTAATTAATTGTAAAATTGTGGCAAAAAAGTTTGCATACTCACAGCCGTACTCACGATTTTTAAAGTCACTGCCGGAAGTTGTTTTTTGAATTAAATTTCGTTTTAGATCAGCTAGTTAGTCATATTTTAGAGTTTTTACGTCCTTTGTCGTTTGACTCACTTTGTCCGCATCCATATAAGGCTGCAAGCGCGGCTTTTTTGGTCACGAAGATTTGAAATTTTGAATCGTGCAAGCCGCAGCTTATTAACTGGTACTGAAATTCCAGAAATAAACTAAGGAGAAATAAATTTGTCAAATTCAAATAAAAATCTAAAAACAGTTAAAAGATACCTCACAGGCTTCCTGTTGCTCTTTATCGGCTTCGCATTGTGCCTGCTCATATATCCCCCTTCATACCTCTCTGCGTCAGCGTACAGGTTTACCTTTTTTATGATGGCAACAGCCTTCTTCTCAATGATGCTGCTATATATGTATGGTCGTATCAAAGTGAGCGATATTCTTAATCAAGGCATTGCCAGTGTAAAAGAAAAGGATAAAGTCATTAATGAACTGATAACGGAAAACAGCCAGCTCAAAGAAGAGGCTGATGGGCTTGTCCGTGATTACGATCAATTGAGTGAAGAAGTTGCTGCATTAGCCAGTGAAAAGGACCGACTGAAAGAAGAGGCAAGCATACTTATCAACGAAAAGGATCAACTAAGGAATGAAGTCTCCGAATTAAAAAGTAAGCCTGAAACAGATGTTCAGCATTCTGATGATTCGCAAGGCTACAAAGCAAAAATAGAATCCTTAGAGACTCAGCTGGCCGAGAAGGAAGAAATCATAAACAAGAGCGGTTGGAAAAAATGGTATCTCGCAGCCTGTTCAGTTATGGGTGAAATCATTCGCGAAAATACGGTCAACTTATCTAATCCGGTGACGATCAAAAGGGATGCCTTTTTCGAGCGCATCAAATCGAACTACCCCGATCAGAATGAAAAGGAATTCGGCTCTGCGAATCGTGTAGCATGGAAGTGCGTTCCCGACACTGTAAAGCACACAGACGGGTCTTCTTAGGGGGTAAAAACTGTTAAAGAAGACTATTTTACCCCTCCTGCCCTTAAAAAACATCCTCATTTAATACAGGGGCTTAAATTTTAAATTTACAATTTAAGCCCCTGTACCCCTTTTACCCGTCTAGCAAACAAATCCGGTTCTTGTAGGCTCGTCCGAAACGTCAAAACACGGAGGAAAAACTATGCGAACCGAAACCAATCATACCGCATACCATCTGCCCAATACGGGCTTTGTAAGACTTGTTGATGTCCTGAAAGTCATTCCTGTTTCCAAGACAACTTGGTGGAAAGGAATCCAGACCGGACGCTTTCCAAAGCCTGTAAAACTTACCGAGCGCACAACCGCTTGGCGGGTCTGCGACATCCACAAACTCATCGAAGAGCTGGAAGCATAGATGTCTGACATGGCGTCTATGGCTTATGGAGGGGGCAGCTTGCTCCCTTCGCCTTCTTCTTTTCCGCATGGAGTGCTTCCGCCCAGCATCGAGGATTCGCTCGATGTCGCGGCTTCGGCCTACAATGTTCCGCTTGCGGTTCCGGCTATCACCTTTCTTGCGGTGATCGGGGCCACGGTGGGCAGGACTCGCGGCCTTGAAGTGAAGCCAAGCTGGATAACACACCCGAACCTGTACTGGGCATTGGTTGCCAAATCCGGCACGGGCAAAAGCCCTTGCTCTGCTGCGATCATGAAGCCGATCCATGAAAAGGATCAGACCGAGTACCAGAAGCATAAGCAGGAGCTTTCCGAATACGAGCTGGATTTAAAGGAATGGAAAGCTGAATTCGCCCGCGCCCAGCGAGAAAATGAAAGCCTCCCGGATAAGCCGGTCTGTCCTGTATGGAAGCAAAGCTATATTGAAGATAGCACCACGCAAGCCCTCGGCACTATTCTGGCCGGAAATCCTCGTGGTGTTCTCTGGTATCGTGACGAATTGGCCGGGCTGCTCTCCGATCTTGGCCGCTACGACAATAAAGGCGGCGATGGAGGTGATAAAGCCCGGTTGCTTTCCGCTTATGATTGCGGACCATGGAAGGTTTCGCGCAGCACTAGAGAAGGGCTGCATATTCCGCACGCCTGCGTTTCCATTTTCGGGACGGTCCAGCCGAAGTTGCTGCCGAACCTCTTCAAACCGCAAGATACGATTTCTGGCTTTCTGCCGCGTTTCCTTTTTGTTCGCTGTGAGCAGGAAGCACCGCCGCTTTGGACATCCAAAAGTTTCGATGGAGAGCAAGCGGAACTTATTCATGGATTCATTCATCAAGCGCAGGGCTTGAATTTCGGGTCGGAAGATTCGCCGCAAATTATCAGCTTGTCAGAGGCTGCGCGTGATCTGGTGCAGGAGTGGTACGACCAGCAGGTTCTGGCCCACTGGTATCAGCCGGAGCTGGAGCAGTTTGAAGCTCTGGCTCCAAAACTGCGCGGTGCGTTTTTCAAGCTTTCGCTGATCATCCACATGCTTGATTGCTGGAGCGCAGGCAAATCCGAACTCTGTCCGGTCCTCCCGGAGTCGATTCAAAGAACGATTCAGTTGATGCAATGGCTTGAGGAGCAGCAAAGGCAGGTCTGGACTCTGCTCTCTGCCGGGAACAAATTTCAGGAGACTACGACCATCGGCCGCAGAGTTGCGCGGGCCATCGTTGCCCTTTCAAAAGATATGAATCAGAGCCTGTTGCCGACTTCAAAAATTGTAGAATTTCTGAATCAAGATTTGGCAGATTCTTTCCATGTGAAAGCGGACGCGGTGGGCAAGAGCTACAAAGAATTGGGCATCGAAATCGGACGCAACAGCCGCGAAAGAGGTGCCAAACTCACCCCGGAAATCATCAAAACGCTCTCCCAATACTTTCCTGCCGAAAAAGGCGTCATACCCGTCACAGGCGTCATTGACCCTGATAAAAACAAAGAAATTCAGATAGATACGAGAATGACGGCTGGAGTGACACCTGAGAATCAGGCGTCACCGGATGTCACCGCAGAAAAGTGCAATAATATCAATATAATGAAACAGGAATGACGGCTATGACGTCTATGACACGTATTTTAGAGTTCTATACATTTTTGGGTTCCATGACGCTCAAATTCTTCCATGGAGTTAACCCTGCGACGGTCATTCGAGCTGGAAAAAGCGACCGAGAAGCGCATGGATTGATGCGTATCTGCTGTCCAAGCCAGTTTACCCAATGTTTCACATTGGGAACTGGCGAGGGAGAAATCTCCCTTCGATCCCTCTTGCTTTTTGAGCCGTGCGAGCACTCCATTCTCTGCGAGGGTTGGACTCCATGAAGAATGAAGAGAAGCGCACCGAATTCGTGAACACGCGGGTCACTCCCACGGAAAAGCACTTGCTCAAAATTCAGGCTGAAGCGGAAGGCATGAGCCTCGGAGATTTTGTCCGCGTGCAGCTCAATCGACCGCGCGTCAGGAAGACAAAAGTCGAAAGGCAGAAGGTCATCCATCTGGCCCGCATCGGAAACAACCTGAACCAGATCGCCCGTTGGGCTAATACATATAAAAAGAATGCCGAGGTCGCGCAGGTTGTGCTGGTCCTGCTAGAAATCAGGGAAGAGTTCAAATGCTTATGAAGGTCTTCCGACACGGAGTCGGACGTGGTTCCAAAGTCATCGGATATGTGACCGGCCAGCATGACGCCAGAAGAAAGGTCACGCCGCCCGAAGTTTTGCGCGGTGATCCCGATTCCGTCTGCGACCTCATCGATACCACCACTCGCAAATGGAAATACACTTCCGGCGTTCTCTCGTGGGCTCCGGGCGATAAGGTCACGCCCGAAGATGAGAAGAAGCTCATGGACGGTTTTGAATCGCTGGCATTCTCCGGGATGGAGCCGGACCAATATTCCATCCTTTGGGTGCGACACGGCCATGCTGGCCATCATGAAATGCACTTCGTAATCCCGCGCACTGAGCTGCGCACGGATAAGGCCTTCAATCCCTGCCCGCCGGGATGGGAAAAGCAATACAACCCATGGTGCGAATTGCAAAATCGCCGCCGCAACTGGGCGCGGCCCGATGAGCTGAAACGCGCAAGACTGGTTAGCCCCGGCAGCTCAATTCAGAGCTACAAATCCGGCAATGCTTCCGAAATCCGGCGCACCGTGACCGAGGCCATTGTTCAAGGCGTCAAAGCCGGACTTATCCATAACCGAGAGGACATTATCAATACGCTGGAAGAGTTCGGCTTCGCAGTACCGCGCAAGGGCAAGGAATACATAACAATTGAAATACCGAAGGACGATAACGATACCGTTTCCCAGAAACGCAAAAACAACCGTATCCGTTTAAAAGGAGTACTTTATGCAGAATCATGGACAGCCGAAGAATTCAAACAACGCGCTGGGCTTGGCCGAGAAAATGAAGCAGCAAATGGACGAGCAAACGCAAAGTTCAAAGCAGATAATTCAAGAAGAATTGCAGAACTTGAGCAGCGAGTTGCAGGAATCCGCGAGACACGAGCTGAGTACCATCGAAGCCGCTATAAAAGCAGAAGTTATTCAGATCAGGAGCCGTCAGGAAAGCTTGATAGAAAGCTTAAAAACAACCTCACGTATCCCGTTGTTGGTCTCCATAGTCCTCACGATTCTGGTCTGCCTAACGATCATCGGAGGGACCATGATCTGGGAGAAGTGGGAAATCAAAAAATTGCAGGAAATATCAGCGAATCTCAAAAATTCTCAACTGGTATCAATAAATCTCACGGAAAATCAGAAAAAATCAAAAATTCTCATCGACTGGGGGATTTCACCATACGTTCAGGAGGGACAGAAATATCTCATATTTCCCAAGGGCGTGAAAATCCATCCGACAACAACCAAGCACGGGGACGCAGCTTTATACATAGAGGATTAAGCCATGAACGAATTACAGCAGAGCTTATTGGATTTGATGAACCGGATCGAACGGGACCAGTCCCAGCGTCTAGCCGCCCAAGACGCCAAGATAGCGGCCTTGGAGCAGGAAATACAAGGCTGCCGGGACTTGCAGACCGAATTGGAGAGAGTATTGAGCGAGTTGGAAAAATTGTTCGCTCGATGAAAAAGTTAATGTGGAGGTTTAAGAAAGTCAGAGACCGGGGAGCTGGGCTTGGGAGGTAATAACTGGTTTGAACTGTTGCATATTTTGCAACAGTTCAAATTTTATTTTTAGAGGATGTGAGAATTCTTGTCTTTTTCTGTCCTTTTTTGTCTTTGGGTCCCAGTTTCACATAATTCCAAAAAATCGCAGATAAAGACAGGGAAGGACAAATAAAGACGGATTGAGTCAGAAAAAGACAAATTTTCAGATTTAAGTTTTTCCTAAATGCGAACGTTCAGCGAGCTGATTTTTCAAGAAACACATAATAACAACTTTGCTTTTTAAAAATTAATTTACGTTTCAACACATTGATATTAATGTTTATTTTAATTATTCATCGTCTAAGTGTGAATTTAAGAGAAGGATAACTGAATATATAGGAGGGAATCAAAATTTTTAAGCCTAATTTTTAATCAAGAGGACAGGAAATTGTTACAACAGCATACGGTGAATTTATTAAACGCCATTTTTAGTCTAGGAGAATATCAAAAGTACAATTGTAGCAAAGAAGTGTCGATCAAAATGGGTAGCTACACTCTCGAGCCAATACTCACAGAAGAAAGATTACGGCAAGAAGATTTCCAGATGGAAAATTGCTGCTACGATGATTTAGAACAATTGAAGAAGGGTAAAGTTCAGCTAATTTCTATACGGGCTCCTGATAGCCAAACAGTTGCAACCGTTTGGTTTATAACTGTCGAGGATAAATGGTATTACAGTAAATGTTTAGGAAAATTTGGTAATAATTTAATTGCACCCCACTCAATTGAAGTTGACGGAGCATGTGTTTTAATTTCGGTTAAAACTGACGAAGTGGATCTCGTCTACGACTATGATGAAACCATTGAAGATATTTCGTGGATTATTTTAGATATTGACGATATTACATTGGAGCTCTTAGCTGAGCTTGCACAAAATTTTAAATGAGCGGGGTAAAAAATGAGTAGAGGTTTGAATTCTTTGTTTCTTGCGGACTTGAAGGATGGAATTTTAACTCCTGTTTTGGAAAGAGTTCTTAAGGATCATACTTTGGATTTTCAAATCAGAGATGATGAGGTTCATATTTATTATCGAGGCGGACAGTTATCATCCATTAAACCTGCAACAGCTAAAGAAAAGTATTCTGTCTCATTTGATAAAAACTATTTGAAGGGCTCTGACTTGGACGTTGATCTCGTTCCTGAGATTACTGATGCAGAGACAGCAGAATTGTGTGTCTCGACATTTCAATCATTAAAACTTGCTATGGATTTTCATTTTGCTAGGCAGCAAAAAAATGAACGAGAATTTCAACAATTGGTCTCACGCGAGAACAGCTATTCCAGCCTGTCGAATAAAACAGACTACTTCATCGTAGACATTGAGTTTGAAAATAAAACAGAGGATGTCACCACTAAGTTTGATTGTATTGCAATCAAATGGCCCAGCGTTTCAGCGGCAAGAAGAGATCCCAACAATAATAAGCTCAAGCTGGCAATAGTTGAAATTAAGTATGGTGATAACGCCCTGGCAGGAAAATCTGGGTTAGTTGATCATTTAGATAAGACATATAATTGCTTACGTAACAATGGCGTATTGGAAAATATTACGTCAACTACACTCAAGCAGTTCAATCAAAAAAGGGAGCTTGGATTAGTCCATTTCTCAAAAAATGGTAACCAAAATGAAATTACTCATTTGCCAGCTAAGCCTGAATTTATTTTTCTTTTTTCCAACCATGATCCTTCATCGTCAACTTTGAGCAATGAAATTGACTCAGCTGCATTTAAGGTTTCATTC is a window from the Marinifilum sp. JC120 genome containing:
- a CDS encoding DUF3987 domain-containing protein gives rise to the protein MSDMASMAYGGGSLLPSPSSFPHGVLPPSIEDSLDVAASAYNVPLAVPAITFLAVIGATVGRTRGLEVKPSWITHPNLYWALVAKSGTGKSPCSAAIMKPIHEKDQTEYQKHKQELSEYELDLKEWKAEFARAQRENESLPDKPVCPVWKQSYIEDSTTQALGTILAGNPRGVLWYRDELAGLLSDLGRYDNKGGDGGDKARLLSAYDCGPWKVSRSTREGLHIPHACVSIFGTVQPKLLPNLFKPQDTISGFLPRFLFVRCEQEAPPLWTSKSFDGEQAELIHGFIHQAQGLNFGSEDSPQIISLSEAARDLVQEWYDQQVLAHWYQPELEQFEALAPKLRGAFFKLSLIIHMLDCWSAGKSELCPVLPESIQRTIQLMQWLEEQQRQVWTLLSAGNKFQETTTIGRRVARAIVALSKDMNQSLLPTSKIVEFLNQDLADSFHVKADAVGKSYKELGIEIGRNSRERGAKLTPEIIKTLSQYFPAEKGVIPVTGVIDPDKNKEIQIDTRMTAGVTPENQASPDVTAEKCNNINIMKQE
- a CDS encoding AlpA family phage regulatory protein — encoded protein: MRTETNHTAYHLPNTGFVRLVDVLKVIPVSKTTWWKGIQTGRFPKPVKLTERTTAWRVCDIHKLIEELEA
- the mobC gene encoding plasmid mobilization relaxosome protein MobC, which translates into the protein MKNEEKRTEFVNTRVTPTEKHLLKIQAEAEGMSLGDFVRVQLNRPRVRKTKVERQKVIHLARIGNNLNQIARWANTYKKNAEVAQVVLVLLEIREEFKCL